CCTGCTAGCACAATTAGGATAGAATCAAATGTTGTGGAAAGCACTGTTTTCTCTGAATCGCATTTTTCTGAATCGCAAGCGCAGCCATGAACCATCATCCTCGCCGATGCCCGCACCTTCGGGTCGCTGCGCTGAAAGCTCACCCGCCCCAGCTGTTGCCATGAGCATGCGGCTTCGATAGCAACCCTTGTTCCCGCGGCGGTTTCTATCGTTCGTTCTCCCGTTTCGGCCTTCTGGCTAAGCCGGAAGCGATTCAGGGCCTGCCCTTAGCGCCAGTGCGACCAACGGTCGCGGCTTTTTATTTTAACTGACCACTAACCACTGAACACGGACAACTGATTATGCGTCGCAATGATATTCGCAACATCGCCATTATCGCCCACGTCGACCACGGCAAAACCACGCTGGTCGATGCCATGCTCCGGCAAAGCGGGCAATTTCGCTCCAGCCAATTGCAGGGGGACTGCATTCTGGACAGCAACGATTTGGAGCGCGAGCGTGGCATTACCATCTTAGCCAAGAATATCGCGCTAGCGTACAAAGACGTAAAAATCAACCTCATCGACACGCCGGGCCACGCCGATTTCGGCGGCGAAGTGGAACGGGTGGTGCGGATGGCCGACGGAGCGCTGGTGCTGGTCGATGCCGCCGAAGGCCCCATGCCGCAAACACGGTTTGTGCTCAGCAAGGCGCTGGAATGTCGGCTGCAACCCATCGTGATCATCAACAAAGTCGATCGCGGCGACGCCCGGGCGCTGGAAGTGTTGAACGAAGTGTTCAATTTGTTTTTGGAACTGGGCGCCGACGACAAGCTGGCTGATTTTCCCTATTTGTTCGGCAGCGGGCGGGGCGGATATTTATCGCACGATCCGGAAGCGCGCGACGGAGATTTGCTCCCCCTGTTGGATTTAATCTTGGAGCGGGTGCCGGGGCCCAATGTCGATTTGAACGCGCCATTGCAAATGCTGGTGACCACGTTGGATTGGTCAGACTACGTGGGCCGCATTGCCATTGGGCGCATTCAAGCAGGCAAAATCAGCAAGGGGCAAAACGCGGCGTTGATGCAGGCTCCGGTGACTGGTCCGGAAGCGGATCATCACGACGAAGAGGAACATTTAACATCGGACCGAATTGTGAACGGCAAAATTGTGCAGGTGCACGTGTTCGACAAGCTGGGCCGCGTAGAAGTGAACGAAGCCACGGCCGGCGATATTGCCGCCGTGGTCGGCTTGGAAAACGTGGAAATTGGCGACACCATTGCCGATGTGGAGCAGCCTGTGGCGCTGCCGCGGCTGACCGTCGATCCGCCCACGCTGCAAATGGTGTTTGGCGTGAATACGTCACCGTTTGTCGGGCGCAGCGGCAAGTTTTTAACGACGCGCCATTTACGGGAACGGCTGGAGCGCGAGCTGGAAAAGAACGTGGCGCTGCGAGTCGAGCCGCTGGAAGGCACCGA
The Pirellulales bacterium genome window above contains:
- a CDS encoding GTP-binding protein, with protein sequence MRRNDIRNIAIIAHVDHGKTTLVDAMLRQSGQFRSSQLQGDCILDSNDLERERGITILAKNIALAYKDVKINLIDTPGHADFGGEVERVVRMADGALVLVDAAEGPMPQTRFVLSKALECRLQPIVIINKVDRGDARALEVLNEVFNLFLELGADDKLADFPYLFGSGRGGYLSHDPEARDGDLLPLLDLILERVPGPNVDLNAPLQMLVTTLDWSDYVGRIAIGRIQAGKISKGQNAALMQAPVTGPEADHHDEEEHLTSDRIVNGKIVQVHVFDKLGRVEVNEATAGDIAAVVGLENVEIGDTIADVEQPVALPRLTVDPPTLQMVFGVNTSPFVGRSGKFLTTRHLRERLERELEKNVALRVEPLEGTEQFVVSGRGLLHLSVLIEIMRREGYELSIGKPHVILHEHNGVTEEPFELLVIEVPHEKLGPVMELVGARRGKMVE